The following are encoded in a window of Apis mellifera strain DH4 linkage group LG10, Amel_HAv3.1, whole genome shotgun sequence genomic DNA:
- the LOC726540 gene encoding DNA (cytosine-5)-methyltransferase PliMCI, translated as MISTIIPNTETYEIEKQIQVENDTEEQQISLNNCIIEENKNAVIDTMILEESNNDRKKLRNGKYISTNTSGLSKINGDLNKYGLSQQKMQSVKKSVKRKSNGAEELETKSLMLAQNEKILCDNKSDLTLKQMQSDSSDESESNILKKNKTENNNIINTEESKIMQQKPFNVHQKCEYCCQKLTSIDIKIYPGHPNNAVEEMIALTDPRLSLFTGEEIVIHESDERPQNKITHFCVYDKNGHLCSFDTGLIEKNIVLYFSGYMKPIYEENSCPEGGVPTKDMGPINEWWVSGFDGGELALVGFTTAFAEYILMEPAEVYSPFMDSVKEKIYMSKIVIEFLLDEINPTYEDLLNKLQTIVPPKGLSRFTEDSLLRYAQFICDQVISFDASAGPEDPLLITSPCMRALVTLAGVTLNKRIALRRTQSRDQKNKKTTWTKATTTKLVNNMFETFFSDQIATNNDKEISGPKRHRCGICETCQQPDCGVCTACKDMIKFGGSGRSKQACNKRRCPNMAIQEADDSDQEDDDFNDTLIENTKITQKMILKEFKHVEKEITWVGESIINDGRRTFYKSVMVVDEEIKANDYVLIESNDPTVPLQIAKVIYMWEDKNGAKLCHANWFRRGSDTVLGETSDSLELFLLDECDNVPFTSVKSKATVIYKTNPKNWNELGNADILPEDEIQNKDGKTFFYQKKYIPETARFEDCSLDPECPRKEISHRFCPACIRFTTLQCYYTPKVFDREEEKNSKEVTYNIVKYKNEEFKVGSAVFLMPGAIKYKYTSTYHISQKVKKGKVDEDMYPEYYRKSSDHVKGSNYDTPEPFHIGYINSIYATTNNKLVASSDIWIKINKMYRPENTHKGLTLMQQVDLNMVYWSDEVCDIKFSDVAGKCYLVYSENLDQSVEEWTTAGPYRFYFSQAYNASEKTFVDPPYYAMNIGKLGSGKGKGKAKCKSKKLETSDKKIIDKPINYCKVPKKLKTLDVFAGCGGLSEGLRQAGIVDNQWAIEKDEPAACAYRLNNPNTTVFCEDCNVLLRKVMNGDLCDNNGQRLPQKGEVELLCGGPPCQGFSGMNRFNSRQYSLFKNSLVVSCLSYCDYYRPKFFIMENVRNFVSFKRSMVLKLTLRCLVRMGYQCTFGILQAGNYGIPQTRRRLIILAAAPGEVLPKYPEPTHVFSKRACQLSVIVDNKKYSSNCDWTESAPYRTISVRDAMSDLPNIRNGWNNEEIAYSDEPISHFQRKVRPKEPDAILRDHICKDMAPLVEARIAHIPTASGSDWRDLPNITVRLSDGTYSKKLEYMYHDKKAGKSSTGALRGVCSCCMGKMCDPIARQYNTLIPWCLPHTGKRHNHWAGLYGRLEWDGFFGTTITNPEPMGKQGRVLHPEQTRVVSVRECARSQGFPDSFRFYGNILDKHRQIGNAVPPPLGAALGFEIRKCLKNDNILKTKIEDLHD; from the exons ATGATATCTACTATCATACCAAACACCGAAACTTATGAgatagaaaaacaaatacaagTTGAAAATGATACGGAAGAACaacaaatatctttaaataattgcattatagaagaaaataaaaacgcaG TGATTGATACTATGATACTTGAAGAAAGcaataatgatagaaaaaaacttCGTAATGGAAAATACATTAGTACAAACACATCTGGTTTGAGTAAAATTAAtggagatttaaataaatatggattATCACAACAAAAAATGCAATCTGTTAAAAAAtctgttaaaagaaaaagtaatggaGCTGAAGAGTTGGAAACAAAATCTCTTATGTTAGcacaaaacgaaaaaatactATGTGATAATAAATCTGATTTGACATTAAAACAAATGCAATCAGATTCAAGTGATGAATCTGAaagtaatattcttaaaaaaaataaaactgaaaataataatataattaatacagaagaatcaaaaataatgcaaCAAAAACCCTTTAATGTTCATCAAAAATGTGAATATTGTTGTCAGAAATTAACaagtatagatataaaaatatatccaggTCATCCTAACAATGCAGTAGAAGAAATGATTGCATTAACAGATCCTAGATTATCTTTATTCACAGgagaagaaattgtaattcatGAAAGTGATGAAAGgccacaaaataaaattactcatTTTTG cgtttatgataaaaatggaCATTTATGTTCTTTTGACACTggtttgatagaaaaaaatattgtacttTATTTTTCTGGATATATGAAACCTATTTATGAAGAAAACTCATGTCCAGAAGGAGGTGTGCCTACAAAAGACATGGGACCAATAAATGAATGGTGGGTGTCAGGATTTGATGGTGGTGAATTGGCACTTGTAGGATTTACTACAGCATTTgcagaatatatattgatggAACCTGCTGAAGTATATTCACCATTTATGGAttctgtaaaagaaaaaatttacatgAGCAAGAtagttatagaatttttattagatgaaATCAATCCTACATATGaagatttgttaaataaattacaa actaTAGTTCCACCAAAAGGATTATCTAGATTTACAGAAGATTCTTTATTACGGTATGCACAATTTATCTGTGATCAAGTTATTTCCTTTGATGCATCAGCAGGACCAGAAGATCCTTTGTTAATTACAAGTCCATGTATGCGAGCATTAGTGACTCTTGCAGGtgtaacattaaataaaaggaTTGCATTACGCAGAACGCAATCTAgagatcaaaaaaataaaaaaacaacttGGACAAAAGCTACAACCACaaaattagttaataatatgtttgaaacatttttctctGATCAAATAGCTACAAATAATGACAAAGAAATATcg GGACCAAAAAGACATAGATGTGGGATATGTGAAACTTGTCAACAGCCAGATTGTGGAGTTTGTACAGCTTGTAAAGATATGATCAAATTTGGTGGATCTGGAAGAAGTAAACAAGCTTGCAACAAAAGAAGATGTCCAAATATGGCTAtacaa gaaGCTGATGATTCAGATCAAGAAGATGATGATTTTAATGAtacattaatagaaaatacaaaaattactcaaaaaatgattttaaaagaatttaaacatgtagagaaagaaattacatGGGTGGgagaatctataataaatgatgGTCGGagaactttttataaatcagtTATGGTTGttgatgaagaaataaaagctaatgattatgttttaattgaaTCAAATGATCCCACTGTACCATTACAAATAgctaaagttatttatatgtgGGAAGATAAAAATGGTGCTAAATTGTGTCATGCTAATTGGTTTCGAAGAGGCAGTGACACTGTACTTGGTGAAACATCAGATTCTTTAGAATTATTCTTACTTGATGAATGTGATAATGTTCCATTTACTTCAGTTAAATCTAAAGCtactgttatttataaaactaatccaaaaaattggaatgaattgg gaAATGCAGATATATTACCAGAAgatgaaatacaaaataaagatggaaaaacatttttttatcaaaaaaaatatattccagaAACAGCTCGTTTTGAGGATTGTTCTTTAGATCCTGAATGCCCAAGAAAAGAAATCAGTCATCGGTTTTGTCCTGCTTGTATACGTTTTACTACATTACAATGTTATTATACACCAAAAGTTTTTGATcgggaagaagagaagaatagCAAAGAAGTgacatataatatagtaaaatataagaatgaagaatttaaagttGGTTCTGCTGTATTTTTAATGCCAGGagccataaaatataaatatacatctacatatcatatttctcaaaaagtgaaaaagggaaaagtaGATGAAGATATGTACCCtgaatattatcgaaaatcaTCAGATCATGTAAAAGGATCAAATTATGATACACCAGAACCATTTCACAttggatatataaattcaatttatgcaacaactaataataaattagttgCATCATCTGATAtatggattaaaataaataagatgtaTCGACCAGAAAACACTCACAAAGGACTTACATTAATGCAACAAGTTGATCTTAATATGGTATATTGGAGTGACGaag ttTGTGATATTAAGTTTTCGGATGTAGCTGGAAAATGTTATTTAGtatattcagaaaatttaGATCAATCTGTAGAAGAATGGACTACTGCTGGTCcatatcgtttttatttttctcaagcATATAATGCTTCAGAAAAAACATTTGTTGATCCACCATACTATGCTATGAATATTGGGAAGTTGGGAAgtggaaaaggaaagggaaaagcaaaatgtaaaagtaaaaaattagaaacaagtgataaaaaaataattgataagcctataaattattgtaaagtgccaaaaaagttaaaaacatTAGATGTTTTTGCTGGTTGTGGTG GATTATCTGAAGGATTGCGACAAGCTGGTATTGTAGACAATCAATGGGCAATTGAAAAAGATGAACCAGCTGCATGTGCATATCGACTCAATAATCCCAATACAACAGTATTTTGTGAAGATTGCAATGTACTTTTACGAAAAGTTATGAAT ggtGATCTTTGTGATAATAATGGACAACGCTTACCTCAAAAAGGAGAAGTAGAATTATTATGTGGTGGTCCACCTTGCCAAGGTTTTAGTGGCATGAATCGTTTTAACTCACGGCAATAttctctatttaaaaattctttagtaGTATCATGTTTGTCTTATTGTGATTATTATAGAccaaaattctttattatggAAAATGTTAGAAACTTTGTATCATTTAAAAGAAGTATGGTactaaaattaacattaaggTGCCTTGTACGAATGGGTTATCAATGTACGTTTGGTATTTTACAAGCTGGAAATTATGGTATTCCACAAACAAGAAGAAG attaataatattagctGCTGCACCTGGAGAAGTTCTTCCAAAATATCCTGAACCAACTCATGTATTTAGCAAGCGAGCATGTCAACTAAGCGTTattgttgataataaaaaa tattcATCAAATTGTGATTGGACGGAATCAGCACCGTATAGAACAATCAGTGTTCGCGATGCGATGTCTGATTTACCTAATATTCGAAATGGATGGAACAATGAAGAAATAGCTTATAGTGATGAGCCAATATcacattttcaaagaaaa gtaAGACCTAAAGAACCTGATGCAATATTAAGAGATCATATTTGTAAAGATATGGCTCCATTAGTTGAAGCAAGAATAGCACATATTCCAACTGCAAGTGGATCTGATTGGCGAGATTTACCGAATATTACAGTCCGTTTAAGTGATGgaacatattcaaaaaaatt AGAATATATGTATCATGATAAGAAAGCAGGTAAAAGTTCTACTGGAGCACTTCGAGGTGTATGTAGTTGTTGTATGGGTAAAATGTGTGATCCAATTGCTAGacaatataatactttaattcCATGGTGTTTACCACATACTGGAAAACGCCATAATCATTGGGCAGGTTTATATGGCAGATTAGAATGGGATGGATTTTTTGGTACTACTATCACTAATCCTGAACCTATGGGTAAACAg GGTCGTGTTTTACATCCGGAACAAACTAGAGTTGTGAGCGTGAGAGAATGTGCACGATCACAAGGTTTTCCGgattcttttcgtttttatggaaatatacTTGATAAACATCGTCAAATTGGTAATGCAGTTCCACCACCATTAGGTGCTGCTTTAGGTTTCGAGATCAGAAAGTGTTTAAAAAatgacaatatattaaaaacaaaaattgaagatcTTCATGAttga
- the LOC552501 gene encoding calcium load-activated calcium channel isoform X1 — translation MWADTILIVFISICTALLGEGLTWLMVYRTEKYQKLKAEIEKQSKKLEKRKEAHGDSLDKQQKKKIEREEERLKNNNRDLSLVKMKSMFAIGFAFTALLSMFNSIFDGRIVARLPFVPISWIQGLSHRNLPGDDYTECSFIFLYILCTMSIRQNIQKMLGFAPSRTASKQSGSIFGPPPQQFK, via the exons atGTGGGCTGatactattttaattgtatttattagtaTCTGTACAGCATTATTAGGAGAAg gtTTAACGTGGTTAATGGTTTATAGaacagaaaaatatcaaaaattaaaggctgaaatagaaaaacaaagtaaaaaat tggagaaaagaaaagaagcacATGGAGATTCATTAGATAaacaacagaaaaaaaaaattgaacgagaagaggaaagattaaagaataataatagagaTTTATCTcttgtaaaaatgaaatcaatgtTTGCAATTGGATTTGCATTCACAGCTCTTTTAAGTATGTTTAATAGCATTTTTGATGGTAGAATTGTGGCAAGATTGCCTTTTGTTCCAATTAGTTGGATACAAGGTTTATCACATAGAAATCTTCCAGGAGATGACTATACAGaatgttcatttatttttttatatatattgtgtactATGAGTATTAGACAG aatattcaaaaaatgctTGGATTTGCTCCCTCTAGAACTGCAAGTAAACAAAGTGGAAGTATTTTTGGTCCTCCACctcaacaatttaaataa
- the LOC552501 gene encoding calcium load-activated calcium channel isoform X2, translated as MWADTILIVFISICTALLGEGLTWLMVYRTEKYQKLKAEIEKQSKKLEKRKEAHGDSLDKQQKKKIEREEERLKNNNRDLSLVKMKSMFAIGFAFTALLRDDYTECSFIFLYILCTMSIRQNIQKMLGFAPSRTASKQSGSIFGPPPQQFK; from the exons atGTGGGCTGatactattttaattgtatttattagtaTCTGTACAGCATTATTAGGAGAAg gtTTAACGTGGTTAATGGTTTATAGaacagaaaaatatcaaaaattaaaggctgaaatagaaaaacaaagtaaaaaat tggagaaaagaaaagaagcacATGGAGATTCATTAGATAaacaacagaaaaaaaaaattgaacgagaagaggaaagattaaagaataataatagagaTTTATCTcttgtaaaaatgaaatcaatgtTTGCAATTGGATTTGCATTCACAGCTCTTTTAA GAGATGACTATACAGaatgttcatttatttttttatatatattgtgtactATGAGTATTAGACAG aatattcaaaaaatgctTGGATTTGCTCCCTCTAGAACTGCAAGTAAACAAAGTGGAAGTATTTTTGGTCCTCCACctcaacaatttaaataa